A stretch of DNA from Mugil cephalus isolate CIBA_MC_2020 chromosome 12, CIBA_Mcephalus_1.1, whole genome shotgun sequence:
TTTAACCATCGTTCTGTAGAAGCTTTTGTACCTAATGCTTCATCTCAGGCCGTCAGAAAAGATGTGGTGCATCATGTGATTATGAAATTAACTACGCCCATCCTTTCGGGATGAGCTGAACTAAACAAAGGGGTCAGCTCCGAGCAGTACATTAAACAGGTCTTGTCAAACAGTGAAGAACTGTGAACAATGAATGTTGATTGGATGAGCTTCTGTGTCAACATCATCTATATCTAATCTACTAAAGctctaaaatgttcattttaacaaaagtagaatatatattaattattaattaattataccTTTCATGAAGGGAGGAAGTACATTAAAGggtcagagataaaaaaaaaaaaaagctgggacTAAACAAgggattattattatctaaTGTCTGCTTCCTTCCACAGTATAATACTGTTTGCACTGCAAAGCCACTAACACAAGAGGGGAGTGTTGTGTTGTTACTTATAAATATCTTTCATTATTGACGATATTAAAAGCGTACAGTCCACACGGCAAATATCAGAGTGGACCCGTCTGTGGTCTTTTCCCGCTGCAGCTGTGCAGAGCGGTGACTCACACAGGACGGCACCAATTAAAATTCGTCACCCGACCACGGGGCAGTGAATTGTCATTAATCTCTTGTTAGTGACTAGGAACAAGAGCCACAGTATCTGCTCCTTCAAACCACTTCACAGACATCTGTGGAACTAATAATCTCGAAAATGCAGCCACGGCCCGCGGCACGTTACACGAGCAGTGCGCTTTCAAGCGCTTGAAAAGGGCGAAAGGCAAGGATGAGAGGATTTcgtgaaaaggaaaaagtgttTGTTAAGTGATATGTATACACTGAGATGTATGTGTTAAGACCGAGGACTTAGGAGCTTATTCACTGAGCCCCTGAAAAGATATTCAAATTATCTGAGCACTCATGTCGCATACCCACTTTTCACAGACTGTTTTTTATCAGGAAATGGAAGTGACTCGGGCGTTATCACATCACCGGAGTGAGGAACTCCTGAAATGAGATTTTATCCGATATGAACCTGTGAGAAGTTTGTCTCTGTTTAAGTGCTGCACTTGGGAAACAACCAAATGGAGGGGAAGGACATGACTACGTTTTAATCCTGAATTTCAGAAAGACGGGGAAGCTGCCACTTTCTTACTTTTATgttacttatttactttttgttactTTCCTGGGACAGAACACAAgtctgctgtgtttcctttaAGCGGCACTGTGGGTATAGCTCAGATGAATGAAAGGCGGCAGCAGTGGACGTGGTGGCCAGAAGAGCTCAAAGCACTATAACTTTAGAAATCAAAAGTCAATACACAAGCAAATTAAGAAGACTGCTTTGACTAAGGGGGTTAGAGAAGCACCAACTGCAAGGTCACTGGTTCAAATCCATGGGTGACGTGCCTTGCCTCGCAATCCTACTTCCCAAGGTGCTCACTACTCCGTGTGGACAAATGGATTGAAAGAACAAACTCCTTGTACGTGTGCAAATATAGAGTCAGTGTCTAAACGTTTGTTGTTGCTTGCATTTGCTGTTGTATTTGCATTCCCTCGCTCCGTTGTTCTTGTGCTTTGTCCGTATGCACGTTCTCAAAGGCAGCAGCTCATGAAAGTCCTCCCATTCAGCTTTCTCTCACGTCCTCTGCGGCGTTCTTACGCAACGCTCTTCTGTCGCTGTAATGATGCCTTCCCCTCCCACACTTCTCAGCGTACTTTTGAGAAATGGTCAAACAAGCCAGCTtagtctttttgtgtgtgtgcgtgtgtggaccGAACCTCATTAGTTGATAGTGTGAGCAGGGTTGGGGGTGGAAAAAAAGCCCAGAACCTCTTGCGTTGTAATAGGAGGCCGCATGCTAAGGGGGAACGTTCTGAGCTGTGGGTAGCTCGTCCCAAAACCTGCAGCGAGGAAAGACGAAAGCGGTGAACGTCGAGAAGAGAGTGGACAGGTCAGAAGGCGGAGATGAGAGTCGAAAGCGATGACAGGAGAGGTCGCTCAAGGACGAAAGAGGGGAATGAAAGAGACAGAACCGTGTTAGGCCGCGTTTAGGGTAGCCTAGGACACAACATGGATCACtgtaaagacagaaacaaggaTCAGGAATGTGATAAGGAACGGATGTGGAGGAGACTAGTCCAAAAGATGAGCAGGGATCAAGTGGCAGAAACATGGCCAGAGCTGCAGGgttaaaagataaagaaggaaaaaacaagagCGAGACGGAGAGGAGGGCGGAGAACGGAGCGGAGCAGGAAGCTGAAAGGACTGGCTTCTAAAACGAGGAAAAGCGAGAAGACACATTAGCCTTCAGGTTCCAGTAGTTCTAGTCTCCAGTAGCTCCCAGGGCGGGTGGTTACGAAACATTTCTTGTGTCGAAATAAAGAAACTAAGGATACATGTGAGAACAGTGGCTTTCGGAACCTTTCCAACTAtcatctctgtgtctttttcttcctcaggGTCGCTCACTACTTGCTTGTACAAGTTTCCAGATCATGGTCTGAGCAGCGGTTCCTGCGCACTGAGCCACAGTTTCTCCTCGCTGCCCTCGGCCCTCCTCTCAACCGACGAGGCCCCCGGGGGCCCCGGCGGAGAGATGAAAACCGACCCCCAGAGGAAGAGCATGCGGGACCCGGAGGACGCTCCCGCCATGGACTCCCCCCAGATACGGGAGCTGGAGATGTTCGCAAACGACTTCAAGATACGGAGGATCAAGCTCGGTGAGCGTCGTGACTTGGCGCGGCAGGCGGCGCCGTCCGGTGCCGCGCCGCGTCCGCGTCCTCGTGCATCCACCCACCTCACTTCTCCGTCCGCGCGCGTTCCATAAAGCATTTCTATTTCTGCCCGCTTTTTGACCTCCAGGCTACACTCAGACTAATGTAGGCGAGGCTCTTGCTGCGGTGCACGGCTCAGAGTTCAGCCAGACAACCATCTGCCGCTTTGAAAATCTGCAGCTGAGCTTCAAGAACGCCTGCAAACTCAAGGCCATCCTGGCTAAATGGCTTGACGAGGCTGAGCTGGCAGGTGGTGAGTCACACGCATCCACTCCACCGACGCCCTTTTGAGATCTTCACGTATCTGATCTCAGTAGGGCAACACCAGCACATTCTATGTAGTGGGATGATAGTGTATGCAGAGCACGCTCAAGGATGATGGTTCTTTTCAAACCTTCTCAGATCAACCTAAATCCACTTGTGACGCATGTTGCATACATCCACCTGAAAAGGAGactatttcattttacttttaaaagtcTGAAGAGGCAACACAGTATAGATTTAGATCATTCGTGCTCTGTACACATCGTACTGCAGAGTGACTTCacttatttgttctgttttagttACATAGTACAATTTTAACCTTTGTCTGTTTTGGTTGTTGAATTTGTTGCGTGGACCCCAGGCAGACTAGCAACCACTCTGTGGAAACTAATGGGGATCGTGATAAAGAATAAACAATGGGTCTTCAGCAGGGgctctgcgacccctaggggatgCGCTgcggtactgcaggggagggttaaatttctttaaatacacattaacatgaaaccaacacattttagtaaagggataaatggaggcagaaaactttatctttcagtcagcacttcactcatccagcgatacaggagctgcctcaacatcagtttcacacagagcgccaagctagccgagacctgtcaatccaaGCCTCccgtacacagtaggccccgcccctatcgctggtggaccaatcacaaggccgctcATTACACACGGTCCGGAGGAGGGACTGCAGTACAGTAGCCCAGGAAGGacaaacttttctcttttttcccgaTTAAGCGGTAGTGATACCTTAATGCTAGGTCCTGATAGCCCCAAAGAACTTCAGTCACAGGGTAGGAATCTAGAAGACCTTGGAAATATTTTGTTAGAGCATTTtgacagtataaaaaaataaataaatttggcACCgacattttttgaaaaataaaaatcattggGACATCACAGCTGGCCAAAAGGACAGAAGGTCAGGCTATCAGAAACTAGAATTCATGCTCTTCACCTGACGCTTGAACAAAGTTTTCTTATGCCATTACTGTAGCGCATTCTCTGACTCTCCCGCAGCCTTGTACAATGACAAACTAGGAATGAACGAGCGGAAGAGGAAAAGGCGAACAACCATCAGGTGCGTACCGCAGAGATGAAACTTACTCAACATCCCCTCCCATTAAGGTTTTAGCCTGATCGGCTTTTCCTGTTCTCCTCCGCCTCTCGTTTCTCGCTGCAGCCTCGGAGCCAAGGAGGCCCTGGAGCACAGCTTCGTGGAGAAGAACAAGCCGTCCTCTCAGGAAATAGCCCGCATAGCCAAGGGCCTCCACCTGGAGAAGGAGGTGGTCAGAGTCTGGTTCTGCAACAGGCGCCAGAGGGAGAAGCGGGTCAAGACGAGCCTCAACCTGAGCTCCTGCTTGACCAAGCTCAGCCCGAGCTGCATAGCGCAGATGAGTAAGACGCAGAGGTCGATGACGTAATTCGTACACGTGAGCGCCCCATTCAGCTCTGTTCTGTGGAAACGTGTTATTTCCAGATGACACGTCTAGCGGCAATCATTCCATTGTGACGAGGAAGAATATTattcaaaaggaaataaaaaaaaaaagacttcaccCATCGTTTAGCAGCTGCTGATGCACTAAAACTAATTCACCAACTTGTATACAATAGGAATGTGTAACAATGagaattaaaatggaaacaaaaggcCAGAGTCTCACTCTCAGGAAGCCTGAAGAAGGCTGACGTTAACAAATCATCGCTGTAGAAAAGTGAAGCTTCAGCCTCAGAGAAGAGGAGTCCTCTCtgaaattttaatatttatgagaCGTTTCTCATTTATGTGTATCTGCGTGGCTCCTTTTGTCACATGTGTATTCGTGATTGCCTTTTTAAGTGCCTGTCAGCGTCTTATGAAATATGACTATTTAAAAGTAGCCTTAGCATAAACAGGGATATTTATTTGAGAGCTAATATATTGTGTCGATGTGCTTTTATCGTGTGTAACCGCCGTGATTTATGGTCCGAAGTCAGGGACACGTGAAACTTTTTTGACAGCAGGTGGATCCCTGGCGtcagattcatttttcatatttgtttgtacATATTTGTTTTCCCATCGCCGCTTTGACAAAGTGTCACACGAAGGAGGACGTCAGCCCGTCTCCGACCTGGCTGCTGTGACTGATGTGAGTCATCTTAATGAAGACAGGGATCGAGCTCAAAGCGCCACGTGCTCGCCCTAAATCAGGTGTTTGTGTTCAGAAGAGCAAGAAAATGATCGACTCGGTTATACGTGTGCCATATGAGGATGTCAGATGTTATTAATACCAAGTGTCAGCTTTGCCAAGGAACTGctggttattaaaaaaaaactttttcaccTATTTTAACGGATTATCCCCTTCAGTTTCCACGGACTGAAACTTAAATCAGATTTTCCTTCGAgcagtaaaatgtgttttataaacCAACAACATGCGTCATCTCTGATTTGTACCGCAGCGCTGTGTATTATTACTGTATGAATACACACATTAGGATAGGACCGGTTGGGTCTGCGGCACAAACTCTGCAAAGAGTTCATCGGGGCGTCGCTGGGGATTCACACAAGACACCTTGATTCAGAAACGAGCGGTTTCCGCTGTGACTGATGCTTGGTTGTGTAACCTCTGGGTGAATACTCTCCGGGGAAATAAATGCAGCACGTTCATCGATTGCCGTCACATTTCTGAGAAAGTTACAGAGTAAAGGTACTGAGTGGCCTCTCAAGTCAGTCTCACTCGCTGCTGCTTTTAAAGATGGATGACTATGTTACTTTTTTCTtaactttaattttatattCCTGATATAATTATTGCATAATTTGTTCCTGTGTATTTTGTTAAAAAACCACACGTGTGACCGTAGACTACCTGTTTTCTCCAATACACAATGGTCTATACTTTATatagaaatgaatggaaattaggggaaaaaaaatctactttacATAAATTATCTCATCCATGACGATTCACACTATGTGTAGTGGAGACTGTCTTTGCAACACTTTTCAATAGAATGTAATGACGTTCTCATTTTATCCTGTTATTTAGCATTTGAGTGGAATTTCATCACGGTTTCAGTGCCATTTGTTCAAGGCCGCAGTGACCTTTAACCACCAAATTAAAACCTTTTCTCACCCTAACAATATTTCATCCAGATATCACACTCACAAGAATGGAGCTGCCACAGATAAAGACGTGACAAGGTGAACACTCAGACGAGACACGGAGGCTCCACAAGTCGTACCTGAAGAATCTTTATTCCTTATAAAAGCCATAACCCTTTGCGGAGTCATTTTCCAATGATGAAGacgaaaacaaaaatgattataTGGACACCTTTAAAAACCTCACTATGGAACTGCACTCAGACGGTGTCAAAAAGTCTGTTAGAACATTGATTCTGCTCACAATCACAATGGACCGGTGTAAGGTTGATGAACAAATGAACTGTCAAACTTCAAAGAAATATGTGTTGACCGCGTCGGACACATGCAAGAATCATACGTTTTCTTTTGGCAATAGgaattaaaatgcaaacaaaaggcCAAAGTCTCAGTCTCACGAAGCCCGACACATCCCGACGTTAACAAATCACTGTAGAAAAGTGAAGCTTCAGCCTCAGAGAACAGGAGACGTGTCTTAAATCACAGTGTCGTTTTAACAAACACTTCCATCATTTTCTCGCtgtagtgtgtgcgtgtgtattttTATGGGTGAGGCAGcttcaaaataacaaatgagAGTAACTGCACAGCAGCTGGAAGAGAAGAGGGACTGCAGGACGAGGACTTTCCCACAATCACTGTGTAAATCAcgcacccaaaaaaaaaaggaaaaaaaaaagccccgaTAAAACTAATTTGATTACTTCGTAGCATCAGACAATCGATTCAAAGCGCTTTGACGTGCCGTCTTTCATTAGTCCTAATTTGCGTTTGATTAAGTTTTGTCGCCGTCTGTAGAGCATCACAACTTCTGGGGTTCTAATTAAATGATAGTCGGTTGGCCATCAGATCAATCTGTCTCACCATCCCATGCAAGTAAATAACCAAGCCTGAAGCTATCGCTATAATGTCTCATGCACATGTCTGTCTCCAGGATCTACGGTAGCGTCTTTAAAACACGGTAATTAATCCGCTGGCTCAGTTGTGTGGTGATGCATTTTCTCCCCGTTCACTTACGTGGTGGAATATGTGTGCGTCTTATCTCTGATAGCAGAGTAGAGAACAGAAGAATTCTTTAACAGGGATAGTTTCCTTCAGAGAAAATGAATCTGAAGGGtttcaaaatgaacaaagacagCAGGTTAATAGTCAGAGTAGAAATGTTCCATCTGCTTATTGACAACCCTGGAGCTCTTTTTAATTACCGtgttttaatgattaaa
This window harbors:
- the pou1f1 gene encoding pituitary-specific positive transcription factor 1, whose protein sequence is MACQAFSADSFTQLTGDSPLPILMHHGSSSDCLPTSSHAHGMVSSVSSGLSLGQTSKRSHMHLSTSSLGNALGNGPPSLHYPVTPCHYSNQQATYGMMAAQEMLSASISQTRILQTCGVPHPNMVSGANPLQGSLTTCLYKFPDHGLSSGSCALSHSFSSLPSALLSTDEAPGGPGGEMKTDPQRKSMRDPEDAPAMDSPQIRELEMFANDFKIRRIKLGYTQTNVGEALAAVHGSEFSQTTICRFENLQLSFKNACKLKAILAKWLDEAELAGALYNDKLGMNERKRKRRTTISLGAKEALEHSFVEKNKPSSQEIARIAKGLHLEKEVVRVWFCNRRQREKRVKTSLNLSSCLTKLSPSCIAQMSKTQRSMT